From Crassaminicella indica, one genomic window encodes:
- a CDS encoding DEAD/DEAH box helicase has protein sequence MQKIRFEEMNCSKEIKKAVNDMGFEEATPIQALAIPLIFEGRDVVGQAQTGTGKTAAFGIPAIDKVSPDKKETQALILCPTRELAVQVSEELSKLAKYKKGINILPVFGGQSIDRQIRALKKGAQIVIGTPGRVMDHIRRKTLKLDNLEIFILDEADEMLNMGFREDIETILKSVQKKRQTLLFSATMPKAILEIINKYQENPEIVKVVHKELTTPNIEQMYIEVKEKDKVEVLTRLIDMYNPKLSIVFCNTKKKVDEVTDLLQSRGYLTDKIHGDMKQTLRMNVMNKFKRGDIEILVATDVAARGLDIDDVEYVFNFDVPAHEDYYVHRIGRTGRAGKTGSSFSFVTGRDFYLLKNIMKYTKKKIKQHPIPTIKDIETIKTEAFIDRVKRKIEEGNLQKYIKIVEKLIEDDYPSIEVAAALLKMELDMPEAKEIERPKKVIDTGAQEEGMVRMFINIGKNKKIRARDVVGAIAGETSIKGKNIGVIDIHDDYTFVEVPEEYAEEVLAKMRKNTIKGNKITIEPAKGKKVRRKRKKKK, from the coding sequence ATGCAAAAAATAAGATTTGAAGAAATGAATTGTTCAAAGGAAATAAAAAAAGCAGTAAATGATATGGGATTCGAAGAGGCAACCCCTATACAGGCGTTAGCTATTCCACTTATCTTTGAAGGAAGAGATGTAGTAGGACAAGCTCAAACCGGAACAGGAAAAACAGCAGCCTTTGGAATACCTGCTATAGATAAAGTATCACCAGACAAAAAAGAAACACAGGCTCTTATATTATGTCCAACAAGAGAACTAGCTGTGCAAGTTTCAGAAGAACTTTCAAAGCTTGCAAAGTATAAAAAGGGAATAAATATATTACCAGTTTTTGGAGGACAATCTATTGATAGACAAATTAGGGCACTTAAAAAAGGAGCACAAATTGTTATAGGAACTCCTGGTAGAGTGATGGATCATATTCGAAGAAAAACTTTAAAGCTTGATAATTTAGAAATATTTATATTAGATGAAGCTGATGAAATGCTAAATATGGGATTTAGAGAAGATATTGAAACTATCCTTAAAAGCGTTCAGAAAAAAAGACAAACATTACTTTTTTCAGCTACAATGCCTAAGGCTATATTAGAAATTATAAATAAATATCAAGAAAATCCTGAAATCGTTAAGGTGGTTCATAAAGAATTAACAACGCCAAATATCGAACAAATGTATATAGAAGTAAAGGAAAAGGATAAAGTAGAAGTTTTAACAAGATTGATAGATATGTACAATCCAAAGCTTTCTATTGTATTTTGTAATACAAAGAAAAAAGTGGATGAAGTTACAGATCTTTTACAGAGCAGAGGCTATTTAACGGACAAAATACATGGAGATATGAAGCAAACGCTAAGAATGAATGTAATGAATAAATTTAAGCGTGGAGATATAGAAATCCTAGTTGCTACAGATGTTGCAGCAAGGGGACTAGATATAGATGATGTAGAATATGTATTTAATTTTGATGTTCCAGCCCATGAAGATTATTATGTTCATAGAATAGGCAGAACAGGCAGAGCAGGAAAAACTGGAAGCTCATTTTCATTTGTAACGGGAAGAGATTTTTATCTTTTGAAAAATATAATGAAATATACTAAGAAAAAAATCAAGCAGCATCCTATACCTACTATTAAAGATATTGAAACTATCAAAACAGAGGCTTTTATAGATAGAGTTAAGAGAAAAATTGAAGAAGGAAATCTTCAAAAGTATATTAAGATTGTTGAAAAATTAATAGAGGACGATTATCCTTCTATTGAAGTTGCAGCAGCTCTTCTTAAGATGGAACTAGATATGCCAGAGGCTAAAGAAATAGAAAGACCTAAGAAGGTAATAGATACAGGTGCTCAAGAAGAGGGCATGGTTAGAATGTTCATTAATATTGGAAAAAACAAAAAAATAAGAGCAAGAGATGTAGTTGGAGCAATAGCTGGAGAAACAAGTATTAAAGGAAAAAATATAGGGGTAATAGATATTCATGATGATTATACATTTGTAGAAGTTCCTGAAGAATATGCAGAGGAAGTTCTTGCTAAGATGCGTAAAAATACTATAAAGGGTAATAAGATTACTATAGAACCTGCTAAAGGGAAAAAAGTTAGAAGAAAAAGGAAGAAAAAAAAGTAA
- a CDS encoding alanine/glycine:cation symporter family protein has translation MELIINYIADFLWDWPLIVTILSTGIYYTLTCKYFQIKYFKHICKSTFGSSENTKEYNANSLTTLETFFTVIATTLGIGNITGVATAISLGGAGALFWMIITGMIGMIIKMAEVTLAVYYRDENEDGSFDSGPMQYIEKGIGVCMNFGKLHVPIAIFCIGIMSTLFITIQNYHASVAISGIFNMNVIYIAFIYLVVLYYAIYKGIKAVSKIFKITIPIISLIYIGSGILVVLRNLDLLLPSIKLIILDAFDINALFGGIAGKGIAEVVRQGVSRAVYSNEAGWGTTPMIHAKANTDHPIKIGFLGAIEVFFDTIIICFTTGVVVVISMVSGNLGVGDEIVIKAFSMGIGNGAKIIIPTIIFLFGLTTSIGWYSYYETIFKYIHKRSKINVLPLIKVMKYIYPLPGFFMVLYVSKNGAPGKLLWAYSDILAGLPTFINIFAVLILSNKFFDLLEDYELRYIKKVEPEERIPIFFKEEDDEYYNF, from the coding sequence ATGGAATTGATTATAAACTATATAGCAGACTTTTTGTGGGATTGGCCGCTAATAGTAACGATTCTTTCAACTGGTATTTACTATACATTAACATGTAAATATTTTCAAATCAAGTATTTTAAGCATATTTGTAAAAGTACATTTGGAAGTAGTGAAAATACAAAAGAGTATAATGCAAATTCTCTTACTACATTGGAGACCTTTTTTACGGTAATTGCTACTACTTTAGGGATTGGAAATATAACAGGAGTTGCAACGGCCATTTCACTTGGTGGGGCTGGTGCTTTATTTTGGATGATTATAACTGGAATGATTGGTATGATCATAAAGATGGCAGAGGTAACTCTTGCAGTTTATTATAGGGATGAAAATGAAGATGGAAGTTTTGATAGTGGTCCCATGCAGTATATAGAAAAAGGGATAGGTGTTTGTATGAATTTTGGAAAGCTTCATGTACCCATTGCTATCTTTTGTATTGGGATTATGTCAACTTTATTTATAACTATACAAAATTATCATGCATCTGTTGCAATTTCAGGTATTTTTAACATGAATGTAATATATATTGCATTTATATATTTAGTTGTATTATATTATGCAATTTATAAAGGGATCAAAGCAGTAAGCAAAATATTTAAAATAACGATTCCCATAATCTCTTTGATTTATATAGGATCAGGAATCTTAGTAGTTTTAAGGAATTTAGATTTATTGTTGCCATCTATAAAGCTAATCATTTTGGATGCATTTGATATTAATGCATTATTTGGAGGAATTGCAGGAAAAGGTATTGCAGAAGTCGTAAGACAGGGGGTATCTAGAGCTGTATACTCTAATGAAGCTGGATGGGGAACTACGCCTATGATTCATGCAAAAGCAAATACAGATCATCCAATAAAAATAGGATTTTTGGGTGCTATAGAAGTTTTTTTTGATACGATTATTATATGTTTTACAACGGGAGTAGTTGTTGTAATATCCATGGTTTCTGGGAATTTGGGTGTTGGAGATGAAATTGTTATAAAAGCGTTTTCTATGGGTATAGGAAATGGAGCAAAAATAATTATACCTACTATCATTTTCTTGTTTGGATTAACTACTTCTATAGGCTGGTATTCCTATTATGAGACTATATTTAAGTATATACATAAAAGATCAAAGATCAATGTATTACCACTAATAAAAGTGATGAAGTATATTTATCCATTACCAGGATTTTTTATGGTTTTATATGTTAGTAAAAATGGAGCGCCAGGAAAGCTTCTTTGGGCTTATTCAGATATATTAGCAGGACTGCCAACTTTTATAAACATCTTTGCTGTTTTGATATTGTCCAATAAATTTTTTGATTTACTAGAGGATTATGAGTTAAGGTATATCAAAAAAGTTGAACCAGAGGAAAGAATACCCATTTTTTTCAAAGAAGAAGATGATGAATATTATAATTTTTAG
- a CDS encoding alanine/glycine:cation symporter family protein, which yields MEQILDAIVGFLWGTPLIVGILFTGFYITIRSGFFQFAFFGHIMKNTFGKMLKGKDDSHGGKGLLSPIEAVSTAIGGSVGVGNIGGVATAIATGGPGAVFWMWICSLIGMIIKTAEVTLAVHYRNTDEDGNPFGGPTYYIEKGLGEEKGFKFWPVLAVLFGGGIFATFFITLQNYTVSEALDSAFGIGMIPASLIYCVLTYAMIFGGIKHVGKVAGKIVPIMCLFYIGSCLIIIVTNISELPGALGLIFKSAFSGTAAIGGFTGAGVTQVIRLGVSRSVYSNEAGWGTSPMIHSTSKTDHPVKQGLWGGFEVFVDTMIVCTMTALAIIITGQWSSGLSGATLTLSAFEIGVGSLGKNILATGVFLFGITTSSGWYSYYEIILRHVFKEKSDIKNKILKVYRLLYQIPGVLMVLYAVSYGLPGKYVWYFADISSAVPTFVNIFAVLFLSNKFFELLKDYKARYLGIGKVDLSCKLFYEDGVSGKEKL from the coding sequence ATGGAACAAATTTTAGATGCTATAGTCGGTTTTTTGTGGGGAACACCGCTTATAGTAGGCATTCTTTTCACTGGTTTTTATATTACAATTAGAAGTGGATTTTTTCAGTTTGCTTTCTTTGGGCATATAATGAAAAATACTTTTGGTAAAATGCTAAAAGGAAAAGATGATAGTCATGGAGGTAAAGGTCTTTTATCGCCAATCGAAGCTGTTTCAACTGCTATAGGAGGGTCTGTAGGGGTAGGAAATATAGGCGGTGTTGCTACAGCTATAGCTACAGGTGGTCCTGGTGCAGTATTTTGGATGTGGATTTGTTCTCTAATTGGGATGATTATAAAAACAGCTGAGGTAACTTTAGCAGTTCATTATAGAAATACTGATGAAGATGGGAATCCATTTGGCGGACCTACCTATTATATTGAAAAAGGCTTAGGAGAAGAAAAAGGTTTTAAATTCTGGCCTGTACTAGCAGTTTTATTTGGAGGAGGTATATTTGCAACTTTCTTTATTACTTTACAAAACTATACTGTTTCAGAAGCATTAGATTCAGCTTTTGGAATAGGTATGATACCAGCATCTTTGATATATTGTGTATTAACTTATGCCATGATTTTTGGAGGAATAAAGCATGTGGGTAAAGTAGCTGGTAAGATTGTTCCGATTATGTGTCTATTTTATATCGGATCTTGCTTGATTATTATAGTTACGAATATATCTGAACTTCCAGGGGCGTTGGGCCTTATATTTAAGTCTGCATTTTCTGGAACAGCTGCTATAGGAGGATTTACAGGTGCAGGGGTTACACAAGTAATAAGATTGGGAGTTTCTAGAAGTGTTTATTCAAATGAAGCAGGTTGGGGTACATCGCCTATGATTCACTCTACTTCAAAAACAGATCATCCAGTAAAGCAGGGATTATGGGGTGGATTTGAGGTGTTTGTGGATACTATGATTGTATGTACAATGACAGCACTTGCAATTATTATTACAGGGCAGTGGTCTTCGGGATTATCTGGTGCAACACTTACATTATCTGCATTTGAAATAGGGGTAGGCTCTTTAGGTAAAAATATTTTAGCTACAGGTGTATTTCTATTTGGAATAACAACTTCTTCTGGCTGGTATTCATATTATGAAATTATTCTAAGACATGTTTTCAAAGAAAAATCAGATATTAAGAATAAAATTTTGAAGGTTTATAGATTGTTGTACCAGATTCCCGGAGTTTTGATGGTATTATATGCTGTAAGCTATGGGCTTCCAGGAAAGTATGTATGGTATTTTGCAGATATTTCATCAGCTGTGCCAACCTTTGTAAATATATTTGCAGTACTATTTTTATCTAATAAGTTCTTTGAATTATTAAAAGATTACAAAGCTAGATATTTAGGGATTGGAAAAGTAGATTTAAGCTGTAAATTATTTTATGAAGATGGAGTAAGTGGAAAGGAAAAACTTTGA
- the cspD gene encoding cold-shock protein CspD produces the protein MKTGTVKWFNSEKGYGFISVEGGDDVFVHFSAIQGDGFKSLEEGQQVQFEITEGNRGPQASNVVKL, from the coding sequence ATGAAAACAGGAACAGTTAAATGGTTTAACTCAGAAAAAGGTTATGGATTTATTTCAGTAGAGGGTGGAGATGACGTATTTGTACATTTCTCTGCTATTCAAGGAGATGGATTCAAAAGTTTAGAAGAAGGTCAACAAGTTCAATTCGAAATTACTGAAGGAAACAGAGGACCTCAAGCTAGTAATGTAGTTAAACTTTAA
- a CDS encoding response regulator transcription factor, translated as MWINIIEDEKNLNAILKTYLEKEGYSVRSFLNGNDAIEAIGLETDLWVIDIMLPDINGFTIFNKIKEATPHAYTIFISARNQDIDRVVGLEMGCDDYISKPFMTRELIIRVNKLLKASVKDKSVLKAGKYEICMDRHKVFCDKKEIEFSAKEYDLLIYFLQNANIALSREQILERVWDGAYQGSQRVVDDTIRRIRKKMPELKIETVYGYGYTYERK; from the coding sequence ATGTGGATCAATATCATTGAAGATGAAAAAAATTTAAATGCTATTTTGAAGACTTACTTAGAAAAAGAGGGTTATTCTGTGAGAAGTTTTTTAAATGGCAATGATGCGATTGAAGCTATAGGTCTAGAAACGGATTTATGGGTGATAGATATCATGCTACCTGATATAAATGGATTTACTATTTTTAATAAAATAAAGGAAGCTACACCCCATGCATATACTATTTTTATTTCTGCTAGAAACCAAGATATAGATCGAGTGGTTGGTCTTGAAATGGGATGTGATGATTATATTTCAAAGCCTTTTATGACAAGAGAACTCATCATAAGGGTGAACAAATTATTAAAAGCATCAGTAAAAGATAAAAGCGTATTAAAGGCAGGAAAATACGAGATATGTATGGATCGGCATAAAGTTTTCTGCGATAAAAAAGAGATCGAATTTTCTGCAAAAGAATATGATCTTTTAATTTATTTTCTTCAAAACGCTAATATAGCTCTTTCTAGAGAACAAATTTTAGAGCGGGTTTGGGATGGTGCTTATCAAGGTTCTCAAAGAGTTGTAGATGATACTATAAGAAGGATCAGAAAAAAAATGCCGGAATTAAAGATTGAAACTGTTTATGGGTATGGGTATACATATGAAAGAAAATAG
- a CDS encoding ABC transporter ATP-binding protein gives MEKIVEIKNISMNYHTLERETLAIKDLSFEVYKGEIVSIVGPSGCGKSTILSIISGLLKPSSGKIIVNGKPVSGTNKTIGYMFQKDHLFEWRNILNNVLIGLEIQNKLNKDTKARTEKLLEMYGLGEFKDHYPRQLSGGMRQRVALIRTLAIQPELLLLDEPFSALDYQTRLAVADDIGRILKKEKKTAIMVTHDIAEAISMADRVIVLSKRPATVKSIHEIKLTLENERTPLSSREAPEFRHYFNSIWKELDVHVR, from the coding sequence ATGGAAAAAATTGTAGAAATCAAAAATATATCTATGAATTATCATACCTTAGAACGTGAAACACTCGCTATAAAGGATTTATCTTTTGAAGTATACAAAGGAGAAATCGTCTCTATTGTAGGTCCTAGTGGCTGTGGAAAATCAACTATTTTATCAATCATATCTGGACTTCTTAAACCTTCTTCTGGAAAAATCATTGTAAATGGTAAACCCGTAAGTGGTACAAATAAGACAATCGGCTATATGTTCCAAAAAGATCATTTATTTGAATGGAGAAATATCTTAAATAATGTTTTGATTGGACTAGAAATACAAAACAAATTAAATAAAGATACAAAAGCCAGAACTGAAAAATTATTAGAAATGTATGGATTAGGGGAATTTAAAGATCATTACCCAAGACAACTATCAGGAGGTATGCGTCAAAGAGTAGCACTCATCAGAACTTTAGCAATTCAACCTGAACTACTGCTACTTGATGAACCTTTTTCCGCACTAGACTATCAAACTCGACTTGCTGTAGCTGACGATATTGGTCGTATATTAAAAAAAGAAAAAAAGACAGCTATTATGGTAACACATGATATAGCAGAAGCTATATCTATGGCAGACAGAGTAATTGTATTATCAAAAAGACCTGCAACAGTAAAAAGTATACATGAAATTAAACTAACTCTTGAAAATGAAAGGACACCTCTTTCCTCTAGAGAAGCTCCTGAATTTCGGCATTATTTCAATTCTATATGGAAGGAGCTTGATGTTCATGTTAGATAA
- a CDS encoding ABC transporter permease, with amino-acid sequence MLDKTIEHKIKKDTHKQFSKDHLNFLNMHKKRKKYILITQLSLLIIFFALWEMAARLEIIDTFLTSCPSEIWHLFLKLAKNGSLFKHIVISSFETIIGFLLGTFLGTLVAILLWWSDFISKVLDPYMVILNALPKTALAPIIILWAGAGITGIIFTAMTVSIIVTILGVYGGFKEVDEDKIKMLQTFGATKVQILQKVIIPASIPTIINALKINVGLSWVGVIVGEFLVSQAGIGYLIVYGGQVFKLDLVMTSVIILAILASLMYQCVAYLEKKLIKSR; translated from the coding sequence ATGTTAGATAAGACAATAGAGCATAAAATAAAAAAAGACACCCATAAGCAATTTTCTAAAGACCATCTAAACTTTTTAAATATGCATAAAAAAAGAAAAAAATACATCCTCATTACACAGCTATCTTTACTTATTATATTTTTTGCCCTTTGGGAAATGGCTGCTAGACTTGAGATCATTGATACTTTTCTTACAAGCTGTCCTTCCGAAATATGGCATTTATTTTTAAAGCTTGCAAAAAATGGTTCATTGTTTAAACATATCGTTATTAGCTCCTTTGAAACCATTATCGGCTTTTTATTAGGAACTTTTTTAGGAACTTTAGTCGCTATCCTTTTATGGTGGTCAGATTTTATTTCTAAAGTCTTAGACCCTTATATGGTCATTTTAAATGCATTGCCTAAAACAGCCTTAGCACCTATTATTATCCTTTGGGCAGGCGCAGGAATCACAGGCATTATTTTTACTGCAATGACCGTATCCATTATCGTAACAATTTTAGGTGTATATGGAGGCTTTAAAGAAGTTGATGAAGATAAAATAAAAATGCTTCAAACCTTTGGTGCAACAAAGGTACAAATACTGCAAAAAGTTATCATTCCTGCAAGTATTCCTACCATCATTAATGCATTGAAAATTAATGTGGGACTTTCATGGGTTGGTGTAATTGTCGGAGAGTTTTTAGTATCTCAAGCAGGAATAGGATATTTGATTGTTTACGGTGGGCAAGTTTTCAAGCTTGATTTAGTAATGACAAGCGTCATAATTTTAGCTATTCTTGCATCACTTATGTATCAATGTGTAGCTTATTTAGAAAAAAAATTAATAAAATCTAGATAA
- a CDS encoding amidohydrolase translates to MKTLFVNGKIASLDSQNTFYEAIGINGNKIDFLGSNEAAKEITATYDEVIYLDGKLLLPGFNDSHMHLLNYGYTLKKMDLTKLDSIENIIKAAKNFIKAHSIIGKKWLLGRGWNQDNLAENRFPKRADLDKISKDIPILFTRICGHISVCNTAALNIIGIEHLDKNDPNIHIEDGIFQEDALNILYSAVPSPSLDDIKEMILTTCNHLLKNGITSVQTDDLCTMPDQDYKKVLTAYKELNKEKKLPVRVYQQCLFFDKPSFEEFVELGYKTGMGDTFFKIGPLKLLLDGSLGARTALLREDYSDCPKNKGIASFKQEELNELFDYSQKHGFQVAAHAIGDKAMDMFIDAIKNSSSYDKNKDNRHGIVHAQITNSEILHSMKDLNLIAYVQPIFLDYDLHIVRDRVGHRADESYAFKTMYDLGIKVCGGSDAPVVNFNPFENIYSAVVRKDLNLMPDEAYLPNEKLSVTEALKAFTINGAYSSFEEKIKGSLEVGKLADLIVLSEDIFNIDENKIKDICVEMTMVNGKIVYKKYLQ, encoded by the coding sequence ATGAAAACATTATTTGTAAATGGAAAAATAGCATCACTTGACTCTCAAAATACATTTTATGAAGCTATAGGTATTAATGGTAATAAAATTGATTTTTTAGGTTCTAACGAAGCTGCAAAGGAAATAACAGCTACTTATGATGAAGTCATTTACCTTGATGGAAAACTACTCCTTCCAGGATTTAATGATAGTCATATGCACCTTTTAAATTATGGCTATACATTAAAAAAAATGGATTTGACTAAATTAGATTCTATTGAAAATATAATAAAAGCAGCAAAGAATTTTATTAAAGCTCATTCCATTATAGGTAAAAAATGGCTCCTGGGTCGTGGATGGAATCAAGATAACCTTGCAGAAAACAGATTTCCTAAAAGAGCTGATTTAGATAAAATTTCAAAAGATATTCCTATTTTATTTACTCGTATTTGTGGTCATATAAGCGTATGTAATACAGCTGCACTAAATATTATTGGTATAGAGCATTTAGATAAAAATGATCCTAATATCCATATAGAAGACGGAATTTTTCAAGAAGATGCACTAAATATTTTATATAGCGCAGTCCCATCTCCTTCTCTAGATGATATCAAGGAAATGATTTTAACTACATGTAATCATCTCCTTAAAAACGGTATTACTTCAGTCCAAACAGATGATTTATGTACTATGCCAGATCAAGATTATAAAAAGGTTCTTACAGCATACAAAGAACTTAATAAAGAGAAAAAATTACCTGTTCGAGTTTATCAACAATGCTTATTTTTCGACAAACCCTCATTTGAAGAATTTGTTGAATTAGGATATAAAACAGGTATGGGAGATACATTCTTTAAAATAGGTCCTCTTAAACTGCTTTTAGATGGTTCTTTAGGTGCTAGAACAGCTCTGCTTCGAGAAGATTATAGCGACTGCCCTAAAAATAAAGGAATTGCCAGTTTTAAACAAGAGGAACTTAATGAGTTGTTTGATTATTCCCAGAAACATGGTTTCCAAGTTGCTGCTCACGCTATAGGTGATAAAGCAATGGACATGTTTATAGATGCTATAAAAAATTCTTCCTCATATGATAAAAATAAAGATAATAGACATGGCATTGTCCATGCACAAATAACAAATTCAGAAATCCTTCATTCCATGAAAGATTTAAATCTAATTGCTTATGTTCAACCCATTTTCTTAGATTACGATTTACATATCGTTCGTGACCGAGTAGGTCATCGTGCTGATGAATCCTATGCCTTTAAAACTATGTACGATTTAGGTATCAAAGTTTGTGGGGGGTCTGATGCACCTGTTGTAAATTTTAATCCTTTTGAAAATATTTATTCAGCTGTAGTAAGAAAAGATTTAAATCTTATGCCTGATGAAGCATATCTTCCAAATGAAAAACTCTCCGTAACAGAAGCCTTGAAAGCATTTACTATCAACGGAGCCTATAGTTCTTTTGAAGAGAAAATAAAAGGTTCTTTAGAGGTAGGTAAACTTGCTGATTTAATAGTTCTAAGTGAAGATATTTTCAATATTGACGAAAATAAAATCAAAGATATTTGTGTTGAAATGACAATGGTTAATGGAAAAATCGTATATAAAAAATATCTTCAATAA
- a CDS encoding ABC transporter ATP-binding protein, whose product MDMDPIIKIHDLRIRYGSGEDVLKGINVEIYPGQIIGYIGPNGAGKSTTVKIILGILDNYRGKIEIFGNDISVDKISYKRRIGYVPETAEIYDNLTAYEYLTFLGEVYGMEIETVENKAKKLMGLFGIEEHFYDRISSYSKGMKQKLLIISSLLHNPDILFLDEPLSGLDANSVMVFKEILSSLAKEGKTIFYSSHIMEVVEKISHRILLLNNGQIVADGTFEELKEKSREGSLEEIFNQLTGFHKHREIADEFIKTLKEEV is encoded by the coding sequence ATGGATATGGACCCAATTATTAAAATACATGATTTAAGGATACGTTATGGATCTGGAGAGGATGTTTTAAAGGGAATCAATGTAGAGATATATCCAGGACAAATTATAGGATACATTGGACCTAATGGGGCTGGGAAAAGTACTACAGTAAAAATTATTCTTGGTATATTAGATAATTATAGAGGAAAAATAGAGATTTTTGGAAATGATATTTCGGTGGACAAAATTTCATATAAAAGAAGAATTGGATATGTACCAGAAACTGCTGAAATATATGATAATTTAACAGCATATGAATATCTTACCTTTTTAGGAGAAGTTTATGGTATGGAAATAGAGACTGTGGAAAATAAGGCTAAAAAGCTTATGGGGTTATTTGGAATAGAAGAACATTTTTATGATAGAATTTCTTCTTATTCAAAGGGTATGAAGCAAAAGCTATTGATTATATCAAGCTTGCTCCATAATCCAGACATATTGTTCTTAGATGAACCTTTAAGTGGATTAGATGCAAATAGTGTGATGGTTTTTAAGGAGATTCTATCATCACTTGCCAAAGAAGGAAAAACTATCTTTTACTCTTCTCATATTATGGAAGTTGTGGAAAAAATAAGTCATCGTATACTGTTGCTGAATAATGGTCAAATTGTTGCAGATGGAACCTTTGAGGAGCTAAAGGAAAAAAGTAGAGAAGGTTCTTTGGAAGAAATATTTAATCAATTGACAGGATTTCATAAACATAGAGAGATTGCAGATGAATTTATAAAAACTCTTAAGGAGGAGGTATAA
- a CDS encoding sensor histidine kinase encodes MKENSMKNKPLGFQIWIIITIFIVLITVIVSATTIITINKTSNLDIDIFDKKLFGSLFKLMICIIIISIIAAKMISNTVTEPLRFLERKVRLIANKKWIKNIKLDRKDEIGKLAYSISKMQDNLEKLDKEEEFFLQSLSHELKTPIMVIKNYCQALHDDVYINDSMDDTINVIEEEANALETKIGKLLYVSSLEYVLEKEDNFECIELKEMIEHLTDRICHFNERINIELQLEKCFVMGIEEKLQVAIENILDNCVRYAKTYIKIKTREVRASKYEGFYVEISIINDGDDIPKEVKAHLFNKFYKGLNGNFGLGLYITKKIIEFHKGSVGIENLKGEVIFTIKLPLVE; translated from the coding sequence ATGAAAGAAAATAGTATGAAAAATAAACCATTAGGTTTTCAAATATGGATAATTATTACGATATTTATAGTTTTGATTACTGTTATAGTTTCTGCTACAACAATTATTACCATAAATAAAACAAGCAATTTAGATATTGATATTTTTGATAAAAAATTATTTGGAAGTCTTTTTAAACTTATGATCTGCATTATTATAATAAGTATTATAGCAGCAAAAATGATTTCCAATACAGTAACTGAGCCTTTACGCTTTTTGGAGAGAAAAGTTAGATTGATTGCAAATAAAAAATGGATAAAAAACATTAAGCTTGATAGGAAAGATGAAATTGGGAAATTAGCTTATTCAATAAGTAAGATGCAAGATAATTTAGAAAAACTAGATAAAGAAGAAGAATTTTTTTTACAAAGCTTATCTCATGAATTGAAAACACCTATTATGGTTATTAAGAATTATTGTCAAGCACTTCATGATGATGTATATATAAACGATTCTATGGATGATACAATCAATGTTATTGAGGAAGAAGCCAATGCTTTAGAAACAAAAATTGGCAAGCTTTTATATGTAAGTTCCCTTGAATATGTGCTAGAAAAAGAAGACAACTTTGAATGTATAGAATTAAAAGAAATGATAGAACATCTTACAGATAGGATTTGTCATTTTAATGAAAGGATAAATATAGAACTACAATTAGAAAAGTGTTTTGTCATGGGGATAGAAGAAAAATTACAGGTTGCAATAGAAAACATTTTAGATAATTGTGTTAGATATGCAAAGACATATATTAAAATTAAAACTAGAGAGGTAAGGGCTAGCAAATATGAAGGATTTTATGTTGAAATTTCCATTATCAATGATGGAGATGATATACCGAAAGAAGTAAAGGCACATTTATTTAATAAATTTTATAAGGGATTGAATGGGAATTTTGGGTTAGGACTTTATATTACTAAAAAGATTATAGAATTTCACAAAGGAAGTGTTGGTATTGAAAATTTAAAGGGTGAGGTTATATTTACCATTAAACTACCACTTGTGGAATAA